One window of Tepidanaerobacter acetatoxydans Re1 genomic DNA carries:
- the prmA gene encoding 50S ribosomal protein L11 methyltransferase, with protein MNWVEIKVKTTTEAIEAVSNIFYEAGVAGVVIEDPKIYLRSHDPEEWDYLDIPEGLDFEVAQVTGYLIEDSSLAERTQSIRDRISELPSYGLDIGKGEVVLTTISETDWSSAWKKYYKPTHIGKNIVIKPSWEVYKPERDEIVVELDPGMAFGTGTHETTMLCLEILEKYIKKDITVIDVGCGSGILSIASGKLGAKQVLAIDRDENAVRIARENIKRNNLETCVRAVKGDKLQNINFKADIIVANIIADVIIDLSKDAALYLKDNGVFIASGIIKDRKLSVIEALEKNGFDLIEQFEKGEWVALVSTQAPIGD; from the coding sequence ATGAACTGGGTAGAGATAAAGGTCAAGACCACGACTGAAGCTATTGAAGCCGTATCAAATATATTCTATGAAGCCGGGGTAGCCGGAGTGGTAATCGAGGATCCTAAAATATATCTTAGATCACATGACCCTGAGGAGTGGGACTATCTTGATATTCCGGAAGGATTGGATTTTGAAGTGGCTCAGGTTACGGGATACTTGATCGAGGACAGTAGTCTTGCTGAAAGGACGCAGTCAATTCGTGACCGTATAAGTGAACTTCCGAGCTATGGTCTTGACATTGGAAAAGGAGAGGTAGTCCTAACAACGATTTCCGAAACCGATTGGAGTAGTGCTTGGAAAAAATATTATAAACCTACCCATATAGGCAAAAACATTGTGATAAAACCCTCCTGGGAGGTATATAAACCCGAGAGAGATGAGATTGTTGTTGAATTAGATCCGGGCATGGCATTTGGTACAGGAACCCATGAAACCACGATGCTGTGCCTCGAAATTTTAGAAAAATATATAAAAAAGGATATAACGGTTATTGATGTTGGTTGCGGTTCCGGAATATTGTCAATAGCCAGCGGTAAGCTTGGAGCCAAACAAGTGTTAGCTATCGATAGGGATGAAAATGCTGTGCGAATTGCTCGCGAAAATATTAAGAGAAACAATTTAGAAACCTGTGTTAGGGCTGTAAAGGGCGATAAATTACAGAACATTAATTTCAAAGCTGATATTATAGTTGCCAATATAATAGCTGATGTCATAATTGATTTAAGTAAGGATGCAGCTTTATATTTAAAAGATAATGGTGTTTTCATTGCATCAGGAATTATAAAAGATCGTAAATTATCTGTTATAGAGGCACTAGAAAAAAATGGTTTTGATTTAATAGAGCAATTTGAAAAAGGTGAATGGGTTGCGTTGGTTTCAACTCAAGCCCCCATCGGTGATTGA
- a CDS encoding 16S rRNA (uracil(1498)-N(3))-methyltransferase, giving the protein MSRFFVFQDLNINDQITISGEDAHHIIRVLRYQTGDVIHISDGANTESIGVILDIDTQGPSVKLKIIEKNKVESISPYITLFQGLPKGEKFDWILQKNTEIGVSEFIPIITQRTVVNISPSKLGHRKNRWGKIVKEAAKQCMRMDIPKIGDVLSFDLALQEIKKYSLCIIPWENEKEISIRHIIKDMNENKSISKIAVFIGSEGGFSKDEVEKAKAAGAVPVSLGPRILRTETAGIVACSVLMYEIGDMGGK; this is encoded by the coding sequence ATGTCTAGATTTTTTGTATTTCAAGACTTAAATATTAATGATCAGATAACAATTTCGGGAGAAGATGCACATCATATAATTCGAGTTCTTAGATATCAAACAGGTGATGTGATCCATATATCAGATGGTGCAAATACTGAGAGTATTGGGGTTATTTTAGACATCGACACGCAAGGCCCTAGTGTAAAATTGAAGATTATCGAGAAAAATAAGGTAGAGAGTATAAGCCCTTATATAACATTATTTCAAGGTTTGCCTAAGGGAGAAAAGTTTGATTGGATACTTCAAAAAAATACAGAAATTGGAGTAAGCGAATTTATACCGATTATAACACAAAGGACAGTTGTAAATATTTCGCCATCCAAATTAGGACATCGAAAGAATCGCTGGGGGAAAATTGTCAAGGAAGCTGCAAAACAGTGTATGAGGATGGATATACCTAAGATAGGTGATGTTTTAAGCTTTGACCTTGCCCTGCAAGAAATCAAAAAATACTCATTATGTATAATTCCTTGGGAAAACGAGAAAGAAATATCAATAAGACATATAATTAAAGATATGAACGAGAATAAGAGCATTTCAAAAATTGCAGTATTTATAGGATCTGAAGGTGGCTTTTCGAAAGATGAAGTAGAAAAAGCAAAGGCTGCAGGTGCCGTACCTGTAAGCCTAGGTCCCAGGATATTGAGAACCGAAACAGCAGGAATTGTTGCATGTAGTGTGTTGATGTATGAAATCGGCGACATGGGAGGAAAATAA